A portion of the Labilithrix sp. genome contains these proteins:
- the psd gene encoding phosphatidylserine decarboxylase (Phosphatidylserine decarboxylase is synthesized as a single chain precursor. Generation of the pyruvoyl active site from a Ser is coupled to cleavage of a Gly-Ser bond between the larger (beta) and smaller (alpha chains). It is an integral membrane protein.), producing the protein MNALTYATAQILRVLPRTRITRAMGKLADYEWGDRLGKAVVDAYARAYDVEWNECKKTSGFRSFDEFFTRELREGARVFPTDPKVVISPADGRVDSIGPVDGRTFSVKGRPYDVEELVGDAEDAKRYAGGQGCVVYLSPRDYHRVHAPVAGTIELVRSMPGDYYPVNAIGVRHVHNLFVRNRRVAIVIDTPALGRVTVVMVAAMVVGRITVTGIDARDVPFGVQRLASPLAALRGDEIGIFRLGSTAVVFFEPSAKLEWLVSEGPVRFGQPFAKGTAE; encoded by the coding sequence ATGAACGCGCTCACGTACGCCACCGCTCAGATCCTGCGCGTTCTGCCGCGGACGAGGATCACGCGCGCGATGGGGAAGCTCGCGGACTACGAGTGGGGCGATCGCCTCGGCAAGGCTGTCGTCGACGCCTACGCGCGCGCGTACGACGTCGAGTGGAACGAGTGCAAGAAGACGAGCGGCTTCCGGAGCTTCGACGAGTTCTTCACGCGCGAGCTGCGGGAAGGGGCCCGCGTCTTCCCGACCGATCCGAAGGTCGTCATCAGCCCCGCCGACGGGCGCGTCGACTCGATCGGCCCGGTCGACGGGCGCACCTTCTCGGTGAAGGGGCGGCCGTACGACGTCGAGGAGCTCGTCGGCGACGCGGAGGACGCGAAGCGCTACGCGGGCGGGCAGGGGTGCGTCGTCTACCTCTCGCCGCGCGACTACCACCGCGTGCACGCGCCCGTCGCGGGGACGATCGAGCTCGTGCGCTCGATGCCGGGAGACTACTACCCGGTCAACGCGATCGGCGTGCGGCACGTCCACAACCTCTTCGTGCGGAACCGCCGCGTCGCGATCGTGATCGACACGCCGGCGCTCGGTCGTGTGACGGTGGTGATGGTCGCGGCGATGGTGGTGGGGCGCATCACCGTGACGGGCATCGACGCGCGCGACGTGCCGTTCGGCGTGCAGCGGCTCGCGTCGCCGCTCGCGGCCCTCCGCGGCGACGAGATCGGCATCTTCCGCCTCGGCTCGACCGCGGTCGTGTTCTTCGAGCCGTCGGCGAAGCTCGAGTGGCTCGTCTCCGAGGGGCCGGTGCGCTTCGGCCAGCCCTTCGCCAAGGGCACCGCTGAATGA
- a CDS encoding methyltransferase domain-containing protein, with protein MSDGPKAEPLDEIILGEDDATPIAPPPPKASQPPPLRSKPPEKGSIPPHFPPPSQKRSSQRVRAAADVGQGGDGDRDSQARKRAKMTLRIPDDEVARPADEITIPLVSKSSSNDTMSGSPPQLNADDTLELPSDELRARSAAALGEVVQPQAQPAAPPAPGVDPSHEPGWTPQQPQVDPGVIQPTPIVEVKGSMSPAQDFPSSEEIPVAVDLGLVNDDVATSPKLPTSEEIRIDDGDRVSVIETGEVEINADDLMSVDSLPIPPPVKTAGKYPAYRSDAPSPPQTATAMMANAPAPVAVPSQPPPPPPAAASAPVVAPPVVVPPPPMAIAPAAPAPSKPVEPAAAQPAMAARRPSSPAFPAAGAGALAPPPMTDNAANRKKTRPWWEELFNDDFIRTMAKISDAQIGAEATFVEESLGCEAGAMILDLACGTGRHAVELASRGYQVVGFDLSLAMLARASDEAQDRKQKINFVQGDMREMTFEETFDGVYSWNTSFGYFDEVQNSAVIAKVHKSLKKGGQFLLDVVNRDYIVRQAPSLAWFEGDGCICMDEMQIDFITSRMKVKRTLMMDDGRTKEIEYSIRVYSLHELGKMLHDNGFRVAEVSGRTATPGVFFGCEAPRTLILAEKR; from the coding sequence ATGAGCGACGGGCCCAAGGCCGAGCCGCTCGACGAGATCATCCTCGGCGAGGACGACGCGACGCCGATCGCGCCGCCGCCGCCGAAGGCCTCGCAGCCGCCGCCGCTTCGCTCGAAGCCGCCCGAAAAAGGCTCGATTCCCCCGCATTTTCCGCCTCCCTCGCAGAAACGGAGCTCGCAGCGCGTCCGGGCTGCCGCCGATGTAGGGCAAGGTGGCGACGGCGATCGTGACTCTCAGGCGCGCAAGCGTGCGAAGATGACGTTGCGCATCCCGGACGACGAGGTCGCCCGTCCGGCGGACGAGATCACGATCCCACTCGTCTCGAAGAGCAGCAGCAACGACACGATGTCCGGTTCCCCGCCGCAGCTGAACGCCGACGACACGCTCGAGCTGCCGAGCGACGAGCTGCGTGCGCGCTCGGCGGCGGCGCTCGGCGAGGTCGTGCAGCCGCAGGCGCAGCCGGCGGCGCCGCCCGCGCCCGGGGTCGATCCTTCGCACGAGCCGGGCTGGACGCCGCAGCAGCCGCAGGTCGATCCCGGCGTCATCCAGCCGACGCCGATCGTCGAGGTGAAGGGCTCGATGAGCCCGGCGCAGGACTTCCCGAGCTCGGAGGAGATCCCGGTCGCGGTCGACCTCGGCCTCGTGAACGACGACGTCGCGACCTCGCCGAAGCTCCCGACGTCGGAGGAGATCCGCATCGACGACGGCGATCGCGTCAGCGTGATCGAGACGGGCGAGGTCGAGATCAACGCCGACGATCTGATGAGCGTCGACTCGCTGCCGATCCCGCCGCCGGTGAAGACGGCGGGCAAGTACCCGGCCTATCGCTCCGACGCCCCGTCGCCGCCGCAGACCGCGACCGCGATGATGGCGAACGCGCCCGCGCCGGTCGCGGTGCCCTCGCAGCCGCCGCCCCCGCCGCCGGCCGCCGCCTCCGCGCCCGTCGTCGCTCCGCCCGTCGTCGTGCCGCCGCCGCCGATGGCGATCGCGCCCGCCGCGCCCGCGCCCTCCAAGCCGGTCGAGCCGGCGGCGGCGCAGCCCGCGATGGCGGCGCGCCGGCCGTCGTCGCCCGCGTTCCCGGCCGCGGGAGCCGGCGCGCTCGCGCCGCCGCCGATGACCGACAACGCCGCGAACCGCAAGAAGACGCGGCCGTGGTGGGAAGAGCTCTTCAACGACGACTTCATCCGCACGATGGCGAAGATCAGCGACGCGCAGATCGGCGCGGAGGCCACCTTCGTCGAGGAGAGCCTCGGCTGCGAGGCGGGCGCGATGATCCTCGATCTCGCCTGCGGGACCGGCCGCCACGCGGTGGAGCTCGCGTCGCGCGGCTACCAGGTCGTCGGGTTCGACCTCAGCCTCGCGATGCTCGCGCGCGCCTCCGACGAGGCGCAGGACCGGAAGCAGAAGATCAACTTCGTCCAGGGCGACATGCGCGAGATGACCTTCGAAGAGACCTTCGACGGCGTCTACTCGTGGAACACGAGCTTCGGCTACTTCGACGAGGTGCAGAACAGCGCCGTCATCGCGAAGGTGCACAAGTCGCTGAAGAAGGGCGGCCAGTTCCTCCTCGACGTCGTGAACCGCGACTACATCGTCCGGCAGGCGCCGTCGCTCGCGTGGTTCGAGGGCGACGGCTGCATCTGCATGGACGAGATGCAGATCGACTTCATCACGAGCCGGATGAAGGTGAAGCGCACGCTGATGATGGACGACGGGCGCACGAAGGAGATCGAGTACTCGATCCGCGTGTACTCGCTCCACGAGCTCGGCAAGATGCTCCACGACAACGGGTTCCGCGTCGCGGAGGTGAGCGGGCGCACCGCGACGCCGGGCGTCTTCTTCGGCTGCGAGGCCCCGCGCACGTTGATCCTGGCCGAGAAGCGCTGA
- the corA gene encoding magnesium/cobalt transporter CorA: protein MPDGSGALASTGFRALILEGDELVTTRELDAVTAAHAAGKRFWVELVEKTAVTDKLLGEVLKIHPVAIEDVWNDIGLPKVEDFHEYVLLVMHGVLDKDVEGDDVPLGLAELDMVIGRNFLVTHANDEKVCAVSPVLTEVQRNAKQMKKGPAWVAHAIVDRLVDEYIPVVDRFEREIIEAEAHILEGRASRKQDVTLRQILRIKRSLQMLRRTTIGQREILHRLARAEFDEIPRELIPFFRDVYDHFARVTELVDSYRELTGALIDAHFAMQSQQMNEIMKRLTLISTIMLPLSLIAGIYGMNFKHVFPELDLEYGYFYALGLMAFVATSIVLYFRKKRWL, encoded by the coding sequence ATGCCGGACGGGTCAGGGGCCCTCGCCAGCACCGGCTTCAGGGCGCTGATCCTCGAGGGGGACGAGCTCGTCACCACGCGCGAGCTCGACGCCGTCACGGCGGCGCACGCGGCGGGGAAGCGCTTCTGGGTCGAGCTCGTCGAGAAGACGGCGGTGACCGACAAGCTCCTCGGCGAGGTCCTCAAGATCCACCCCGTCGCGATCGAGGACGTCTGGAACGACATCGGGCTGCCGAAGGTCGAGGATTTCCATGAATACGTGCTCCTCGTCATGCACGGGGTTCTCGACAAGGACGTGGAAGGTGACGACGTCCCGCTCGGCCTCGCCGAGCTCGACATGGTCATCGGACGGAACTTCCTCGTCACGCACGCGAACGACGAGAAGGTCTGCGCGGTGTCGCCGGTGCTCACCGAGGTGCAGCGCAACGCGAAGCAGATGAAGAAGGGGCCGGCGTGGGTCGCGCACGCGATCGTCGACCGCCTCGTCGACGAGTACATCCCGGTCGTCGACCGCTTCGAGCGCGAGATCATCGAGGCGGAGGCGCACATCCTCGAAGGCCGCGCGTCGAGGAAGCAGGACGTGACGCTGCGGCAGATCCTCCGGATCAAGCGGAGCCTCCAGATGCTCCGCCGCACCACGATCGGCCAGCGCGAGATCCTGCATCGCCTCGCGCGCGCCGAGTTCGACGAGATCCCGCGCGAGCTGATCCCGTTCTTCCGCGACGTCTACGATCACTTCGCGCGGGTGACGGAGCTCGTCGACAGCTACCGCGAGCTCACCGGCGCCCTCATCGACGCGCACTTCGCGATGCAGTCGCAGCAGATGAACGAGATCATGAAGCGGCTCACGCTGATCTCGACCATCATGCTGCCGCTCTCGCTCATCGCCGGCATCTATGGGATGAACTTCAAGCACGTCTTCCCGGAGCTCGACCTCGAGTACGGCTACTTCTACGCGCTCGGCCTGATGGCCTTCGTCGCCACCTCGATCGTCCTCTACTTCAGGAAGAAGCGCTGGCTCTGA
- a CDS encoding response regulator → MVSRPRILVVDDIEANIIAMEALLSSLDCEVVRATSGNEALIELLKRQYAVVLLDVQMPEMDGFEVARLARSNPRAREVPIIFVTAMLETPDSIFEGYESGAVDVLFKPVNAHVLLSKVRIFLELYRSKQKLAAEVAAHERTLAELDAFNYSVSHDLRAPLRPLAGFTKVLLEDYSHVLDDEGKRLLGRIEGAAVRMEQLIADLLRLSQISRTRLEAKHFDLAAVARKVMSDITSADPERNVEFLCPPTLEVYGDERLMCIALENLLRNAWKFSSKKPRATIEVGCKQQGPDGERIYFVKDDGAGFDSKRSESPFTPFQRMHAKTDFDGTGIGLAIVQRIIHHHRGTIWADAVPDQGATFSFTLGG, encoded by the coding sequence ATGGTGTCTCGGCCGCGCATCCTCGTCGTCGACGACATCGAGGCGAACATCATCGCGATGGAGGCGCTCCTCTCGAGCCTCGACTGCGAGGTCGTCCGCGCGACCTCCGGCAACGAGGCGCTCATCGAGCTCCTGAAGCGGCAGTACGCGGTGGTGCTGCTCGACGTCCAGATGCCGGAGATGGACGGCTTCGAGGTCGCGCGCCTCGCGCGGAGCAACCCGCGCGCGCGGGAGGTGCCGATCATCTTCGTCACCGCGATGCTCGAGACGCCGGACAGCATCTTCGAGGGCTACGAGAGCGGCGCGGTCGACGTCCTCTTCAAGCCGGTGAACGCGCACGTGCTCCTGAGCAAGGTCCGCATCTTCCTCGAGCTTTACCGCAGCAAGCAGAAGCTCGCGGCCGAGGTCGCCGCGCACGAGCGCACGCTCGCGGAGCTCGACGCGTTCAACTACTCGGTCTCGCACGACCTCCGCGCGCCGCTCCGTCCCCTCGCCGGCTTCACGAAGGTCCTCCTCGAGGACTACAGCCACGTCCTCGACGACGAGGGCAAGCGCCTCCTCGGCCGGATCGAAGGCGCGGCGGTGCGGATGGAGCAGCTCATCGCCGACCTCCTCCGCCTCTCGCAGATCAGCCGCACGCGGCTGGAGGCGAAGCACTTCGACCTCGCCGCGGTGGCGCGCAAGGTGATGAGCGACATCACGAGCGCCGATCCCGAGCGCAACGTCGAGTTCCTCTGCCCGCCCACGCTCGAGGTCTACGGCGACGAGCGGCTCATGTGCATCGCGCTCGAGAACCTGCTCCGCAACGCGTGGAAGTTCAGCAGCAAGAAGCCGCGCGCCACGATCGAGGTCGGTTGCAAGCAGCAAGGGCCGGACGGGGAGCGGATCTACTTCGTGAAGGACGACGGCGCCGGCTTCGACTCGAAGCGGAGCGAGAGCCCGTTCACGCCGTTCCAGCGCATGCACGCGAAGACCGACTTCGACGGCACCGGGATCGGGCTCGCGATCGTGCAGCGCATCATCCACCACCACCGCGGGACGATCTGGGCCGACGCCGTCCCCGACCAGGGCGCGACCTTCTCCTTCACCCTCGGCGGCTGA
- a CDS encoding protein-glutamate O-methyltransferase CheR, translated as MTSAGDVERIEIDLFLEAIARRWGYDLRDYSRPSIERRVQAALAASGAANLGALQHEVLHDRDAFADVLDAITVRVTDLFRDPEVYLALRTKVVPLLRTYALPKIWHAGCASGEEAYSTAILIHEEGLDERTQIYGTDVSQRAIAQAKDGVYPARHVTTFTKNHRAAGATSDLGTWLTAAYDRIAMREALRKRLVFFQHDLVGDQVFGEMHVVFCRNVLIYFGQELRRRVLDKLAASLVPGGFLVLGTSEELPGSTCDERFKPFARAERIYRYEP; from the coding sequence ATGACGAGCGCGGGGGACGTCGAGCGGATCGAGATCGACCTGTTCCTCGAGGCGATCGCGCGGCGCTGGGGCTACGACCTCCGCGACTACTCGCGCCCGTCGATCGAGCGCCGCGTGCAGGCCGCCCTCGCGGCGTCGGGGGCGGCGAACCTCGGCGCGCTCCAGCACGAGGTGCTGCACGATCGCGACGCGTTCGCCGACGTCCTCGACGCCATCACCGTGCGCGTCACCGATCTGTTCCGCGATCCGGAGGTCTACCTCGCGCTGCGGACCAAGGTGGTCCCGCTCCTCCGCACCTACGCCCTCCCGAAGATCTGGCACGCCGGCTGCGCCTCGGGCGAGGAGGCCTACTCCACTGCGATCCTGATCCACGAAGAGGGCCTCGACGAGCGCACGCAGATCTACGGCACCGACGTGAGCCAGCGCGCCATCGCGCAGGCGAAGGACGGCGTGTACCCGGCCCGGCACGTCACGACGTTCACGAAGAACCACCGCGCGGCCGGCGCGACCTCCGATCTCGGGACGTGGTTGACCGCCGCGTACGATCGCATCGCGATGCGCGAGGCGCTCCGGAAACGGCTCGTCTTCTTCCAGCACGACCTCGTCGGAGATCAGGTGTTCGGCGAGATGCATGTCGTCTTCTGTCGCAACGTGCTCATCTACTTCGGCCAGGAGCTCCGGCGACGGGTCCTCGACAAGCTCGCCGCGAGCCTCGTCCCCGGCGGCTTCCTCGTCCTCGGCACGAGCGAGGAGCTGCCCGGGTCGACGTGCGACGAGAGGTTCAAGCCGTTCGCGCGCGCCGAGCGCATCTACCGGTACGAACCATGA
- a CDS encoding response regulator, which translates to MKASLRVRLWTIAVSTALAFLVVIVTNMLVTRDVEGQLLRIQEQQIPKLELGPKLQGDFATLKRAYQDAVAAHDMELLERTNELRDRILADVDASRALLDPTVAKDFRAALVAYHEAAFDVSRRMMAGQGDEDAIASMSAMQAKQVQAHELLSRLVAFDQSDLKATFDGAIAAERAGARQQLIVLFMCLAVVLAVSLWIMRDVVRSLALLHDGFTRFGDGRFDEHIAVTGDDELAAVAKEANRMADSLAAGAAEREARDWIKSSLMELADRLRGDLDEEEVATRTVRTLARRIDAPAAALYRLDDRTLHLIGHHALAPGEESGDLVRLFTIGEGLVGEAARDAEIRVIEEVPAGFLRIRSGLGEAEPRCLVLVPLVQVGAVTGILELALFGELTAEARELLEAARESVAIALAVARSRAATQTLLARTQEQAERLREQEEELKSTNEELRCQQEELRQTNEELASQRGALEHRNAALQDVGRQLEKKAAELTTVSAYKSQFLANMSHELRTPLNSMLLLSKLLEDNAEGNLTSRQVEYARTVHSAGKDLLLLINQVLDLAKVEAGKQTLRVETVRIEDVVDRARRTFEPLAREKELELTIEIAPGLPDAIDTDGQRLAQILTNLLGNAIKFTEQGRVGLRIERPKARGKRGLPLSASVAFAVTDTGPGVPREHQARIFEPFEQLDGSAQRRQGGTGLGLGIAREFANLLGGELHLESTPGQGSTFTCVLPERADATMVSLAPPNAVTITTPEPEPPAEELDLLVIEDDATFAGVLGHIIAERGLSHAIASTGGAGLEIARARRPRGIILDVRLPDMDGWAVMEALRAEPATASIAVHFISGVEMADRGLALGAAGYLMKPAERPDLVRVVEELGRKPDRGAYKVLVIEPDKALGDKLVEQLVTSGLRATHAASTESALTILEEEEFACMIVDLAVPDAGELELLETLEKRSAGRNAEMPAVVIYTQRPLSRAEAARLESYAEAVVLKEGASTDRLLDEIRLFVRRLEAGAPRHRPAKVRDADVKLGGKKILVVDDDMRTVYALSAMLRARGADVLVAETGAVALDVLAAQPDVNAVLMDVMMPEMDGFEATRRIRAQPRFAALPIIALTAKAMKGDLERCMEAGATDYLPKPIDTDALLGVLHSRMSGAA; encoded by the coding sequence ATGAAGGCCTCGCTCCGCGTACGCCTCTGGACGATCGCGGTGAGCACGGCCCTCGCGTTCCTCGTCGTCATCGTCACGAACATGCTCGTGACGCGCGACGTCGAGGGGCAGCTCCTCCGGATCCAGGAGCAGCAGATCCCGAAGCTCGAGCTCGGCCCCAAGCTGCAAGGCGACTTCGCGACGCTGAAGCGCGCGTACCAGGACGCGGTCGCGGCGCACGACATGGAGCTCCTCGAGCGCACGAACGAGCTGCGCGACCGCATCCTCGCCGACGTGGACGCGAGCCGCGCGCTCCTCGACCCGACCGTCGCGAAGGACTTCCGCGCCGCGCTCGTCGCCTACCACGAGGCCGCGTTCGACGTGTCGCGCCGCATGATGGCGGGACAGGGCGACGAAGACGCGATCGCCTCGATGAGCGCGATGCAGGCGAAGCAGGTGCAGGCGCACGAGCTCCTGAGCCGGCTCGTCGCGTTCGATCAGAGCGATCTCAAGGCGACCTTCGACGGCGCGATCGCCGCGGAGCGCGCCGGCGCGCGGCAGCAGCTCATCGTCCTCTTCATGTGCCTCGCCGTCGTCCTCGCGGTCTCGCTCTGGATCATGCGCGACGTCGTGCGCTCGCTCGCGCTCCTCCATGACGGCTTCACCCGCTTCGGCGACGGCCGCTTCGACGAGCACATCGCGGTGACGGGCGACGACGAGCTCGCCGCGGTAGCGAAGGAAGCGAACCGCATGGCCGACTCGCTCGCCGCCGGCGCCGCGGAGCGAGAGGCGCGCGACTGGATCAAGTCGAGCCTGATGGAGCTCGCCGATCGGCTCCGCGGCGATCTCGACGAGGAGGAGGTGGCGACCCGCACCGTGCGCACGCTCGCGCGCCGGATCGACGCCCCCGCCGCCGCGCTCTACCGCCTCGACGATCGCACGCTCCACCTCATCGGCCATCACGCGCTCGCGCCCGGCGAAGAGAGCGGCGATCTCGTCCGCCTGTTCACGATCGGAGAGGGCCTCGTCGGCGAGGCCGCGCGCGACGCCGAGATCCGCGTCATCGAGGAGGTGCCGGCGGGGTTCCTCCGCATCCGCTCCGGCCTCGGCGAGGCGGAGCCGCGGTGCCTCGTCCTCGTCCCGCTCGTGCAGGTGGGCGCCGTGACCGGCATCCTCGAGCTCGCGCTCTTCGGCGAGCTCACCGCGGAGGCGCGCGAGCTGCTCGAGGCCGCGCGCGAGTCGGTCGCGATCGCGCTCGCCGTCGCGCGGAGCCGCGCCGCGACGCAGACGCTCCTCGCGCGGACGCAGGAGCAAGCGGAGCGCCTCCGCGAACAAGAGGAGGAGCTGAAGTCGACGAACGAAGAGCTGCGCTGCCAGCAGGAGGAGCTGCGGCAGACGAACGAGGAGCTCGCGTCCCAGCGCGGCGCGCTCGAGCACCGCAACGCCGCGCTCCAGGACGTCGGCCGCCAGCTCGAGAAGAAGGCCGCCGAGCTCACGACCGTGAGCGCGTACAAGTCCCAGTTCCTCGCGAACATGTCGCACGAGCTGCGGACGCCGCTGAACAGCATGCTCCTCCTCTCGAAGCTCCTCGAGGACAACGCGGAGGGCAACCTCACCTCGCGCCAGGTCGAGTACGCGCGCACGGTCCACTCCGCGGGCAAGGACCTCCTCCTCCTCATCAACCAGGTCCTCGACCTCGCGAAGGTGGAGGCCGGCAAGCAGACGCTGCGCGTCGAGACGGTCCGCATCGAGGACGTCGTCGACCGCGCGCGCCGCACGTTCGAGCCGCTCGCGCGGGAGAAGGAGCTCGAGCTCACGATCGAGATCGCGCCCGGCCTCCCCGACGCGATCGACACCGACGGGCAGCGCCTCGCGCAGATCCTCACCAACCTGCTCGGCAACGCGATCAAGTTCACCGAGCAGGGCCGGGTCGGCCTCCGCATCGAGCGGCCAAAGGCGCGCGGCAAGCGCGGCCTCCCCCTCTCCGCGTCGGTCGCGTTCGCGGTCACCGACACCGGGCCCGGCGTCCCGCGCGAGCATCAGGCGCGCATCTTCGAGCCGTTCGAGCAGCTCGACGGCTCGGCGCAGCGGCGGCAAGGCGGGACCGGGCTCGGGCTCGGCATCGCGCGCGAGTTCGCGAACCTCCTCGGCGGGGAGCTCCACCTCGAGAGCACGCCCGGCCAGGGCAGCACGTTCACGTGTGTCCTCCCCGAGCGCGCGGACGCGACGATGGTCAGCCTCGCGCCGCCGAACGCGGTCACGATCACGACCCCGGAGCCGGAGCCGCCGGCGGAGGAGCTCGACCTGCTCGTGATCGAGGACGACGCGACGTTCGCGGGCGTGCTCGGCCACATCATCGCGGAGCGCGGCCTCTCCCACGCGATCGCCTCCACCGGCGGGGCCGGGCTCGAGATCGCCCGCGCCCGCCGGCCGCGCGGGATCATCCTCGACGTCCGCCTCCCCGACATGGACGGCTGGGCGGTGATGGAGGCGCTGCGCGCCGAGCCCGCCACCGCGTCGATCGCGGTCCACTTCATCAGCGGCGTCGAGATGGCCGATCGCGGCCTCGCGCTCGGCGCCGCGGGCTACCTCATGAAGCCGGCCGAGCGCCCCGACCTCGTCCGCGTCGTCGAGGAGCTCGGGCGCAAGCCGGATCGCGGCGCGTACAAGGTCCTCGTCATCGAGCCGGACAAGGCGCTCGGCGACAAGCTCGTCGAGCAGCTCGTCACGAGCGGCCTCCGCGCCACCCACGCCGCGAGCACCGAGAGCGCGCTCACGATCCTCGAGGAGGAGGAGTTCGCCTGCATGATCGTCGATCTCGCCGTGCCCGACGCGGGGGAGCTCGAGCTCCTCGAGACGCTCGAGAAGCGCTCCGCCGGCCGGAACGCCGAGATGCCGGCCGTCGTCATCTACACGCAGCGACCGCTCAGCCGCGCGGAGGCGGCGCGGCTCGAGAGCTACGCCGAGGCGGTGGTGCTGAAGGAGGGCGCGTCGACCGATCGCCTCCTCGACGAGATCCGCCTCTTCGTCCGGCGGCTCGAGGCCGGCGCGCCGCGCCACCGGCCGGCGAAGGTCCGCGACGCCGACGTGAAGCTCGGCGGCAAGAAGATCCTCGTCGTCGACGACGACATGCGCACCGTCTACGCGCTCTCGGCGATGCTCCGCGCGCGCGGCGCCGACGTGCTCGTCGCGGAGACGGGCGCGGTCGCGCTCGACGTGCTCGCGGCGCAGCCCGACGTGAACGCGGTCCTCATGGACGTGATGATGCCGGAGATGGACGGCTTCGAGGCGACGCGGAGGATCCGCGCGCAGCCCCGCTTCGCCGCGCTCCCGATCATCGCCCTCACGGCGAAGGCGATGAAGGGCGACCTCGAGCGCTGCATGGAGGCGGGCGCGACGGACTACCTCCCGAAGCCGATCGACACCGACGCGCTGCTCGGCGTGCTCCACTCGCGGATGAGCGGCGCGGCATGA
- a CDS encoding SUMF1/EgtB/PvdO family nonheme iron enzyme: protein MRGRFWGPGLGLLLLAACSAREPRPAPPAEATIAFATVVPQAPAAPKEAPKEAPPPVCPEGMVLVEGEYCPDVEQKCLEWKDPPTSRYHEFRCARYAPSVCKSKKRVHMRYCIDVTERREAGSDLPRHFMSWTASKKLCESEGGRLCKEREWVFACEGEEMRPYPYGWERDSTACNVDISENIGRPGRLVDHRAPVASSAKCASPFGVQDLAGNVEEWVQADHGKKMGWKEVLKGSWWIPSRHACRQFQVGHNDVYNGAETGTRCCHEPLAN, encoded by the coding sequence ATGCGCGGCCGCTTCTGGGGCCCCGGCCTCGGACTGTTGCTGCTCGCGGCGTGCAGCGCGCGGGAGCCTCGGCCGGCGCCTCCCGCGGAGGCGACGATCGCGTTCGCCACCGTCGTTCCGCAGGCGCCGGCGGCGCCCAAGGAGGCGCCGAAAGAAGCGCCGCCGCCCGTGTGCCCGGAGGGGATGGTCCTCGTCGAGGGCGAGTATTGCCCCGACGTCGAGCAGAAGTGCCTCGAGTGGAAGGACCCGCCCACGAGCCGGTACCACGAGTTCCGCTGCGCGCGGTATGCGCCGTCGGTCTGCAAGTCGAAGAAGCGCGTCCACATGCGCTACTGCATCGACGTCACCGAGCGCCGCGAGGCGGGCTCCGACCTGCCGCGCCACTTCATGTCGTGGACGGCGTCGAAGAAGCTCTGCGAGTCCGAGGGCGGGCGCCTCTGCAAGGAGCGCGAGTGGGTCTTCGCGTGCGAGGGCGAGGAGATGCGGCCCTACCCCTACGGGTGGGAGCGCGACTCCACCGCGTGCAACGTCGACATCAGCGAGAACATCGGGCGGCCGGGGCGGCTCGTCGACCACCGCGCGCCCGTCGCCTCGAGCGCCAAGTGCGCGAGCCCCTTCGGCGTCCAGGACCTCGCCGGGAACGTGGAGGAGTGGGTCCAGGCCGACCACGGCAAGAAGATGGGCTGGAAAGAGGTCCTCAAGGGCTCGTGGTGGATCCCGAGCCGTCACGCGTGCCGTCAGTTCCAGGTCGGGCACAACGACGTGTACAACGGCGCCGAGACGGGGACGCGCTGCTGCCACGAGCCGCTCGCGAATTGA